One window of Quercus robur chromosome 12, dhQueRobu3.1, whole genome shotgun sequence genomic DNA carries:
- the LOC126709509 gene encoding pleiotropic drug resistance protein 1-like isoform X4 codes for MEVFSSSSREEVGEKSLKWAAIQRLPTGHRLRRGILTAENGEAKEVDIRSLDEQQLKNLLGKLLNQDEDNEKFLMKLKDRFVQVGIEFPKIEVRMERLNVDTEAYIGSRALPTLYHFTINFFEGLLNSCHIIKGKKKPFSILHDVSGIIKPGRTTLLLGPPGSGKTTLLLAMAGRLSSDVKLSGRVTYNGHGMDDFIPQRTSAYISQHDEHIGEMTVRETLAFSARCQGVGPRYEMLAELSRREKEANIKPDSDIDIFLKSLSLEGQKANVLTDYVIKILGLEICADIMVGDEMRRGISGGQRKRVTVGEMLVGPARALFMDEISTGLDSSTTFQIVNSIRQAIHILEGTAVISLLQPAPETYELFEDIILLSEGQVVYQGPRENALEFFESMGFKCPERKGEADFLQEVTSRNDQEQYWANKDIPYAYVTVKEFADAFKSFHIGQKLGDELAIPFDEAKNHPAALTTTKYGVGKKELLKACISRELLLMQRGSAYYIFKMVQVFLMALLMISLYVKTKKHRHTTMGAQIVMGALFFTMATIMFNGFAELALTIMKLPVFYKHRDLLFFPPWSYALPIWILKIPITIVEAAIWVSMTYYVVGFEEDFTRFLKQFLLLFCVTQMASGLFRFIAALGRNMIIANTFGSFGLLLLIVLGGFVLSKNEIKKWWEWGYWVSPVMYGQNAIAVNEFLGKSWKRALPNTTEPLGLVVLKSHGLFREEYWFWIGVGASIGFVFLFNFLFILALTYLNPFGKPQAVLSEETLVEKHTDIQRSVSSESSLAARSGRNLFNQNKKKGMVLPFEPLSITFDDISYAVDMPQEMKSEGVTQNRLTLLKGLSGAFRPGVLTALMGVSGAGKSTLMDVLAGRKTGGYIEGSIMISGYPKKQETFARIAGYCEQNDIHSPHITVYESLFYSAWLRLAPEVDITTKKMFVEEVMDLVELNSIRESIVGSPNVNGLSTEQRKRLTIATELVANPSIIFMDEPTSGLDARAAAIVMRTVRNTVDTGRTVVCTIHQPSIDIFDAFDELYLLKSGGQEIYVGPIGHRASHLISYFEGIRGVKKIRDGINPATWMLEVTTAAQEAVLGVNFSDVYNNSELYRRNKVMVKELSKPQPMSKDLHFATQFSQSFWTQCKACLWKQHWSYWRNPQYNAVRLLFSIFIALIFGSMFWDLGPKRIRQQDIFNSVGSMYVASLFIGIQNAALVQPVVAVERTVFYRERAAGMYSALPYAIAQITIEIPYIFIQAVIYAPIVYFMIGFETTASKFFLNFFFMYFTFLYFTFFGMLTVAITPNYSIAAVVSVFFYALWNLFSGFLITRLFMPVWWIWFYWACPFAWTLYGLICAQFGDSKDRLDTGLTVEELMKSYFGFKTDFLGVVSIVIIGITLLFGVGFALAIKVLNFQGR; via the exons ATGGAAGTGTTTTCGAGTTCTTCTCGAGAGGAAGTAGGCGAAAAATCTCTGAAATGGGCTGCTATACAGAGACTGCCGACAGGGCATCGTCTTAGAAGAGGTATATTAACTGCAGAAAATGGAGAAGCAAAAGAAGTTGATATTCGAAGTCTTGATGAGCAACAATTAAAGAACTTGTTGGGCAAGCTTTTGAACCAGGACGAAGATAATGAGAAGTTCTTGATGAAGCTCAAGGACCGCTTTGTTCA AGTTGGGATTGAATTTCCAAAAATTGAAGTCCGGATGGAAAGACTAAATGTAGATACCGAAGCTTATATTGGAAGCAGAGCTTTACCTACACTATACCACTTCACTATAAATTTCTTTGAG GGGTTGTTGAATTCTTGTCATATAATTAAAGGCAAAAAGAAACCATTTTCAATTCTTCATGATGTCAGTGGAATAATCAAGCCTGGCAg GACGACACTTCTTTTAGGCCCCCCAGGCTCAGGGAAGACCACATTGCTATTGGCTATGGCTGGAAGACTTAGTTCTGATGTCAAA cTTTCAGGGAGAGTTACATATAATGGCCATGGAATGGATGATTTTATCCCACAAAGGACATCAGCTTATATAAGTCAACATGATGAACATATAGGAGAAATGACTGTGAGAGAAACATTGGCCTTCTCGGCTAGATGTCAAGGGGTTGGGCCTCGTTATG AAATGTTGGCAGAGTTGTCCAGAAGAGAAAAGGAGGCAAACATTAAGCCAGATTCtgatattgatatttttttgaaG TCTCTTTCACTGGAAGGGCAGAAAGCAAATGTTCTGACTGATTATGTAATCAAA ATTTTGGGATTGGAAATCTGTGCTGACATTATGGTAGGGGATGAAATGCGCAGAGGTATCTCTGGTGGACAAAGAAAGCGAGTGACAGTAG GGGAGATGCTGGTTGGACCAGCAAGGGCGCTTTTCATGGATGAGATATCAACTGGCTTAGACAGCTCGACAACTTTTCAGATTGTGAATTCAATCAGACAGGCAATTCACATTCTTGAAGGGACAGCCGTGATCTCTCTCCTCCAGCCAGCACCAGAAACGTATGAACTATTTGAGGACATAATTCTCCTATCAGAAGGGCAAGTGGTGTATCAAGGTCCCCGTGAAAATGCACTGGAGTTTTTTGAATCTATGGGCTTCAAATGTCCAGAGAGAAAAGGAGAAGCAGACTTCTTACAAGAA GTGACATCAAGGAATGATCAAGAACAGTATTGGGCTAATAAAGACATACCTTATGCTTACGTTACTGTCAAGGAATTTGCTGATGCATTTAAGTCATTTCACATTGGTCAGAAACTAGGTGACGAGCTTGCCATTCCATTTGACGAGGCTAAGAATCACCCTGCTGCTTTGACAACCACGAAGTACGGTGTTGGGAAGAAGGAACTGCTAAAAGCTTGCatatcaagagagttattgctGATGCAGAGAGGCTCAGCCTACTATATTTTCAAAATGGTTCAG gtttttttaaTGGCTCTGTTGATGATTTCACTATATGTAAAAACTAAGAAGCATCGGCATACTACAATGGGTGCTCAAATTGTTATGGGTGCCCTGTTCTTTACAATGGCCACAATAATGTTTAACGGATTCGCAGAGCTTGCCCTGACCATCATGAAACTTCCTGTCTTTTACAAGCATAGGGACCTTCTCTTTTTTCCACCATGGTCATATGCACTACCCATATGGATCCTCAAGATTCCAATCACAATTGTAGAAGCAGCCATTTGGGTGTCGATGACTTATTATGTTGTAGGCTTTGAAGAAGACTTCACACG GTTCCTCAAACAATTCCTTCTACTTTTTTGCGTCACCCAAATGGCTTCTGGACTTTTTCGATTTATCGCAGCACTAGGAAGGAATATGATTATCGCAAACACGTTTGGATCTTTTGGGTTGCTTCTACTTATTGTTCTGGGTGGATTTGTTCTGtcaaaaa atgaaattaaaaaatggtGGGAATGGGGTTACTGGGTCTCACCTGTGATGTATGGCCAGAATGCCATAGCAGTGAATGAATTCTTAGGGAAGAGTTGGAAGCGT GCTCTTCCTAATACCACAGAACCACTTGGACTTGTGGTCTTGAAGTCTCATGGACTATTCCGAGAAGAATATTGGTTTTggattggagtaggagcttcaattggatttgtttttctattcaattttcttttcatattggCTCTAACTTATCTCAACC CTTTTGGAAAGCCTCAGGCAGTCCTATCAGAGGAAACGCTAGTTGAAAAACATA CTGACATTCAAAGAAGTGTATCATCAGAATCATCATTAGCAGCAAGAAGCGGAAGGAATTTATTTAATCAGAACAAGAAAAAAGGAATGGTTCTTCCATTCGAACCGCTTTCTATCACCTTTGATGACATTAGCTATGCAGTGGACATGCCTCAG GAAATGAAATCTGAAGGTGTGACACAAAATCGTCTAACACTTCTCAAGGGTTTGAGTGGTGCTTTCAGGCCAGGAGTCCTCACAGCTCTAATGGGTGTTAGTGGCGCTGGGAAGTCAACTCTAATGGATGTTTTGGCTGGGAGGAAAACTGGTGGGTACATCGAAGGAAGCATCATGATATCTGGATACCCAAAGAAGCAGGAAACTTTTGCTCGCATAGCAGGTTACTGTGAGCAAAATGACATCCACTCTCCTCACATTACAGTGTACGAGTCACTGTTTTACTCTGCATGGCTTCGTCTAGCTCCTGAAGTTGATATCACAACCAAAAAG ATGTTTGTTGAGGAGGTCATGGACCTTGTGGAGCTGAACTCAATAAGGGAATCAATTGTTGGATCGCCTAACGTTAATGGTCTCTCAACTGAGCAGCGCAAGAGGCTGACGATTGCAACTGAGCTTGTTGCGAACCCATCTATAATATTCATGGATGAGCCAACCTCAGGTCTTGATGCCAGGGCAGCAGCAATAGTGATGAGAACAGTGAGGAACACAGTAGACACTGGAAGAACTGTGGTGTGCACTATCCACCAGCCAAGTATTGATATATTTGATGCCTTTGATGAG CTATATCTTTTGAAAAGTGGAGGACAAGAAATATATGTCGGCCCAATAGGCCACCGTGCTTCACATTTGATCAGTTACTTTGAG GGAATCCGGggagttaaaaaaattagagacgGAATTAACCCAGCCACATGGATGTTGGAAGTGACAACTGCAGCACAAGAAGCAGTTCTGGGTGTTAATTTTTCTGATGTATACAATAATTCAGAACTATACAG GAGAAACAAAGTCATGGTCAAAGAACTCAGTAAACCTCAGCCAATGTCAAAAGATCTGCACTTTGCTACTCAATTCTCGCAATCATTTTGGACCCAGTGTAAGGCTTGCCTATGGAAACAGCACTGGTCTTATTGGCGAAATCCACAGTACAATGCAGTAAGGCTATTATTCTCGATTTTCATAGCTTTAATATTTGGATCAATGTTCTGGGACCTTGGCCCCAAAAG GATAAGGCAGCAAGACATTTTCAATTCAGTAGGTTCCATGTATGTTGCTTCTCTATTTATTGGGATTCAGAATGCTGCATTGGTGCAGCCAGTAGTGGCTGTTGAGAGAACAGTTTTCTACCGAGAAAGAGCAGCTGGAATGTATTCTGCTTTACCATATGCCATTGCACAG ATTACGATTGAGATCCCATACATTTTCATTCAGGCTGTCATATATGCACCGATAGTATATTTCATGATTGGATTTGAGACCACAGCTTCAAAGttctttttgaatttcttcttcATGTACTTCACCTTCTTATATTTCACATTCTTTGGAATGTTGACAGTAGCAATCACTCCAAACTATAGCATAGCTGCTGTAGTTTCTGTTTTCTTCTATGCATTGTGGAACCTCTTCTCAGGATTCCTAATTACACGATTA TTTATGCCTGTTTGGTGGATATGGTTCTATTGGGCATGTCCTTTCGCTTGGACATTGTATGGATTGATTTGTGCACAGTTTGGAGACAGCAAAGACAGGCTTGATACTGGCCTAACAGTAGAAGAACTTATGAAGAgttattttggttttaaaacTGACTTCCTAGGAGTGGTTTCAATTGTGATTATAGGAATCACATTGCTTTTTGGAGTCGGCTTTGCCTTAGCAATAAAGGTTTTAAACTTCCAGGGAAGATGA
- the LOC126709509 gene encoding pleiotropic drug resistance protein 1-like isoform X6: MEVFSSSSREEVGEKSLKWAAIQRLPTGHRLRRGILTAENGEAKEVDIRSLDEQQLKNLLGKLLNQDEDNEKFLMKLKDRFVQVGIEFPKIEVRMERLNVDTEAYIGSRALPTLYHFTINFFEGLLNSCHIIKGKKKPFSILHDVSGIIKPGRTTLLLGPPGSGKTTLLLAMAGRLSSDVKLSGRVTYNGHGMDDFIPQRTSAYISQHDEHIGEMTVRETLAFSARCQGVGPRYEMLAELSRREKEANIKPDSDIDIFLKSLSLEGQKANVLTDYVIKILGLEICADIMVGDEMRRGISGGQRKRVTVGEMLVGPARALFMDEISTGLDSSTTFQIVNSIRQAIHILEGTAVISLLQPAPETYELFEDIILLSEGQVVYQGPRENALEFFESMGFKCPERKGEADFLQEVTSRNDQEQYWANKDIPYAYVTVKEFADAFKSFHIGQKLGDELAIPFDEAKNHPAALTTTKYGVGKKELLKACISRELLLMQRGSAYYIFKMVQVFLMALLMISLYVKTKKHRHTTMGAQIVMGALFFTMATIMFNGFAELALTIMKLPVFYKHRDLLFFPPWSYALPIWILKIPITIVEAAIWVSMTYYVVGFEEDFTRFLKQFLLLFCVTQMASGLFRFIAALGRNMIIANTFGSFGLLLLIVLGGFVLSKNEIKKWWEWGYWVSPVMYGQNAIAVNEFLGKSWKRALPNTTEPLGLVVLKSHGLFREEYWFWIGVGASIGFVFLFNFLFILALTYLNPFGKPQAVLSEETLVEKHKSSLAARSGRNLFNQNKKKGMVLPFEPLSITFDDISYAVDMPQEMKSEGVTQNRLTLLKGLSGAFRPGVLTALMGVSGAGKSTLMDVLAGRKTGGYIEGSIMISGYPKKQETFARIAGYCEQNDIHSPHITVYESLFYSAWLRLAPEVDITTKKMFVEEVMDLVELNSIRESIVGSPNVNGLSTEQRKRLTIATELVANPSIIFMDEPTSGLDARAAAIVMRTVRNTVDTGRTVVCTIHQPSIDIFDAFDELYLLKSGGQEIYVGPIGHRASHLISYFEGIRGVKKIRDGINPATWMLEVTTAAQEAVLGVNFSDVYNNSELYRRNKVMVKELSKPQPMSKDLHFATQFSQSFWTQCKACLWKQHWSYWRNPQYNAVRLLFSIFIALIFGSMFWDLGPKRIRQQDIFNSVGSMYVASLFIGIQNAALVQPVVAVERTVFYRERAAGMYSALPYAIAQITIEIPYIFIQAVIYAPIVYFMIGFETTASKFFLNFFFMYFTFLYFTFFGMLTVAITPNYSIAAVVSVFFYALWNLFSGFLITRLFMPVWWIWFYWACPFAWTLYGLICAQFGDSKDRLDTGLTVEELMKSYFGFKTDFLGVVSIVIIGITLLFGVGFALAIKVLNFQGR, from the exons ATGGAAGTGTTTTCGAGTTCTTCTCGAGAGGAAGTAGGCGAAAAATCTCTGAAATGGGCTGCTATACAGAGACTGCCGACAGGGCATCGTCTTAGAAGAGGTATATTAACTGCAGAAAATGGAGAAGCAAAAGAAGTTGATATTCGAAGTCTTGATGAGCAACAATTAAAGAACTTGTTGGGCAAGCTTTTGAACCAGGACGAAGATAATGAGAAGTTCTTGATGAAGCTCAAGGACCGCTTTGTTCA AGTTGGGATTGAATTTCCAAAAATTGAAGTCCGGATGGAAAGACTAAATGTAGATACCGAAGCTTATATTGGAAGCAGAGCTTTACCTACACTATACCACTTCACTATAAATTTCTTTGAG GGGTTGTTGAATTCTTGTCATATAATTAAAGGCAAAAAGAAACCATTTTCAATTCTTCATGATGTCAGTGGAATAATCAAGCCTGGCAg GACGACACTTCTTTTAGGCCCCCCAGGCTCAGGGAAGACCACATTGCTATTGGCTATGGCTGGAAGACTTAGTTCTGATGTCAAA cTTTCAGGGAGAGTTACATATAATGGCCATGGAATGGATGATTTTATCCCACAAAGGACATCAGCTTATATAAGTCAACATGATGAACATATAGGAGAAATGACTGTGAGAGAAACATTGGCCTTCTCGGCTAGATGTCAAGGGGTTGGGCCTCGTTATG AAATGTTGGCAGAGTTGTCCAGAAGAGAAAAGGAGGCAAACATTAAGCCAGATTCtgatattgatatttttttgaaG TCTCTTTCACTGGAAGGGCAGAAAGCAAATGTTCTGACTGATTATGTAATCAAA ATTTTGGGATTGGAAATCTGTGCTGACATTATGGTAGGGGATGAAATGCGCAGAGGTATCTCTGGTGGACAAAGAAAGCGAGTGACAGTAG GGGAGATGCTGGTTGGACCAGCAAGGGCGCTTTTCATGGATGAGATATCAACTGGCTTAGACAGCTCGACAACTTTTCAGATTGTGAATTCAATCAGACAGGCAATTCACATTCTTGAAGGGACAGCCGTGATCTCTCTCCTCCAGCCAGCACCAGAAACGTATGAACTATTTGAGGACATAATTCTCCTATCAGAAGGGCAAGTGGTGTATCAAGGTCCCCGTGAAAATGCACTGGAGTTTTTTGAATCTATGGGCTTCAAATGTCCAGAGAGAAAAGGAGAAGCAGACTTCTTACAAGAA GTGACATCAAGGAATGATCAAGAACAGTATTGGGCTAATAAAGACATACCTTATGCTTACGTTACTGTCAAGGAATTTGCTGATGCATTTAAGTCATTTCACATTGGTCAGAAACTAGGTGACGAGCTTGCCATTCCATTTGACGAGGCTAAGAATCACCCTGCTGCTTTGACAACCACGAAGTACGGTGTTGGGAAGAAGGAACTGCTAAAAGCTTGCatatcaagagagttattgctGATGCAGAGAGGCTCAGCCTACTATATTTTCAAAATGGTTCAG gtttttttaaTGGCTCTGTTGATGATTTCACTATATGTAAAAACTAAGAAGCATCGGCATACTACAATGGGTGCTCAAATTGTTATGGGTGCCCTGTTCTTTACAATGGCCACAATAATGTTTAACGGATTCGCAGAGCTTGCCCTGACCATCATGAAACTTCCTGTCTTTTACAAGCATAGGGACCTTCTCTTTTTTCCACCATGGTCATATGCACTACCCATATGGATCCTCAAGATTCCAATCACAATTGTAGAAGCAGCCATTTGGGTGTCGATGACTTATTATGTTGTAGGCTTTGAAGAAGACTTCACACG GTTCCTCAAACAATTCCTTCTACTTTTTTGCGTCACCCAAATGGCTTCTGGACTTTTTCGATTTATCGCAGCACTAGGAAGGAATATGATTATCGCAAACACGTTTGGATCTTTTGGGTTGCTTCTACTTATTGTTCTGGGTGGATTTGTTCTGtcaaaaa atgaaattaaaaaatggtGGGAATGGGGTTACTGGGTCTCACCTGTGATGTATGGCCAGAATGCCATAGCAGTGAATGAATTCTTAGGGAAGAGTTGGAAGCGT GCTCTTCCTAATACCACAGAACCACTTGGACTTGTGGTCTTGAAGTCTCATGGACTATTCCGAGAAGAATATTGGTTTTggattggagtaggagcttcaattggatttgtttttctattcaattttcttttcatattggCTCTAACTTATCTCAACC CTTTTGGAAAGCCTCAGGCAGTCCTATCAGAGGAAACGCTAGTTGAAAAACATA AATCATCATTAGCAGCAAGAAGCGGAAGGAATTTATTTAATCAGAACAAGAAAAAAGGAATGGTTCTTCCATTCGAACCGCTTTCTATCACCTTTGATGACATTAGCTATGCAGTGGACATGCCTCAG GAAATGAAATCTGAAGGTGTGACACAAAATCGTCTAACACTTCTCAAGGGTTTGAGTGGTGCTTTCAGGCCAGGAGTCCTCACAGCTCTAATGGGTGTTAGTGGCGCTGGGAAGTCAACTCTAATGGATGTTTTGGCTGGGAGGAAAACTGGTGGGTACATCGAAGGAAGCATCATGATATCTGGATACCCAAAGAAGCAGGAAACTTTTGCTCGCATAGCAGGTTACTGTGAGCAAAATGACATCCACTCTCCTCACATTACAGTGTACGAGTCACTGTTTTACTCTGCATGGCTTCGTCTAGCTCCTGAAGTTGATATCACAACCAAAAAG ATGTTTGTTGAGGAGGTCATGGACCTTGTGGAGCTGAACTCAATAAGGGAATCAATTGTTGGATCGCCTAACGTTAATGGTCTCTCAACTGAGCAGCGCAAGAGGCTGACGATTGCAACTGAGCTTGTTGCGAACCCATCTATAATATTCATGGATGAGCCAACCTCAGGTCTTGATGCCAGGGCAGCAGCAATAGTGATGAGAACAGTGAGGAACACAGTAGACACTGGAAGAACTGTGGTGTGCACTATCCACCAGCCAAGTATTGATATATTTGATGCCTTTGATGAG CTATATCTTTTGAAAAGTGGAGGACAAGAAATATATGTCGGCCCAATAGGCCACCGTGCTTCACATTTGATCAGTTACTTTGAG GGAATCCGGggagttaaaaaaattagagacgGAATTAACCCAGCCACATGGATGTTGGAAGTGACAACTGCAGCACAAGAAGCAGTTCTGGGTGTTAATTTTTCTGATGTATACAATAATTCAGAACTATACAG GAGAAACAAAGTCATGGTCAAAGAACTCAGTAAACCTCAGCCAATGTCAAAAGATCTGCACTTTGCTACTCAATTCTCGCAATCATTTTGGACCCAGTGTAAGGCTTGCCTATGGAAACAGCACTGGTCTTATTGGCGAAATCCACAGTACAATGCAGTAAGGCTATTATTCTCGATTTTCATAGCTTTAATATTTGGATCAATGTTCTGGGACCTTGGCCCCAAAAG GATAAGGCAGCAAGACATTTTCAATTCAGTAGGTTCCATGTATGTTGCTTCTCTATTTATTGGGATTCAGAATGCTGCATTGGTGCAGCCAGTAGTGGCTGTTGAGAGAACAGTTTTCTACCGAGAAAGAGCAGCTGGAATGTATTCTGCTTTACCATATGCCATTGCACAG ATTACGATTGAGATCCCATACATTTTCATTCAGGCTGTCATATATGCACCGATAGTATATTTCATGATTGGATTTGAGACCACAGCTTCAAAGttctttttgaatttcttcttcATGTACTTCACCTTCTTATATTTCACATTCTTTGGAATGTTGACAGTAGCAATCACTCCAAACTATAGCATAGCTGCTGTAGTTTCTGTTTTCTTCTATGCATTGTGGAACCTCTTCTCAGGATTCCTAATTACACGATTA TTTATGCCTGTTTGGTGGATATGGTTCTATTGGGCATGTCCTTTCGCTTGGACATTGTATGGATTGATTTGTGCACAGTTTGGAGACAGCAAAGACAGGCTTGATACTGGCCTAACAGTAGAAGAACTTATGAAGAgttattttggttttaaaacTGACTTCCTAGGAGTGGTTTCAATTGTGATTATAGGAATCACATTGCTTTTTGGAGTCGGCTTTGCCTTAGCAATAAAGGTTTTAAACTTCCAGGGAAGATGA